The Daucus carota subsp. sativus chromosome 9, DH1 v3.0, whole genome shotgun sequence genome window below encodes:
- the LOC135149475 gene encoding uncharacterized protein LOC135149475 encodes MKALVKLYNLKAKYQVSDACFSELLLLVGSMLPEGNNFPSSFSEAKKSLCALGMEYEKIHVCPNDCLLYRGERDEDEASCRICQASRWKLNKKGEELEGVPAKVLWKYIMLCLLISGPKEPGNDIDVFLQPLIEDLQKLWTGKQVYDAYKREYFLLRGILLWTISDNPAYGNLSGNIVKGYNACPVCVDGTKATRLSNYRKCVVMRHRRWFPRAHPYRRKKEDFDNTVEKETAPIPLTGEEVLERTKHLRSHVFGKTQRQPRFKKGDVRPIFKKVSIFFELEYWKYLPVRHVLDVMHIEKNICEALLGTMLNIPKKTKDKESVRLDMAEMGIRTELRPKNPGRKEKLPLASWNLTHSEKKVVCSSFLGMKLPDGFC; translated from the exons ATGAAGGCTCTAGTGAAGTTGTATAATTTGAAAGCAAAATACCAAGTATCGGATGCTTGCTTCTCTGAACTTCTACTACTGGTTGGGTCTATGCTTCCGGAAGGCAACAATTTTCCTTCTTCATTCAGCGAGGCTAAGAAAAGCTTGTGTGCTCTTGGAATGGAGTATGAAAAAATTCATGTGTGTCCGAATGATTGTTTATTATACCGAGGGGAAAGAGATGAAGATGAGGCAAGTTGTCGTATATGTCAAGCATCTAGATGGAAGTTGAACAAAAAAGGAGAAGAATTGGAAGGGGTTCCGGCAAAGGTTCTATG GAAGTACATCATGCTATGTTTATTGATATCCGGACCAAAGGAACCCGGCAATGATATCGATGTGTTCCTTCAACCGCTTATTGAAGATTTACAAAAGTTATGGACCGGAAAACAAGTTTATGACGCATAcaagagggagtattttttgcTGCGAGGCATCTTATTATGGACAATTAGTGACAATCCAGCCTATGGTAACTTGTCGGGGAACATTGTAAAAGGGTATAATGCATGTCCTGTTTGTGTTGATGGAACAAAAGCAACGAGGCTGTCTAATTACCGTAAGTGCGTGGTCATGAGGCATCGGAGGTGGTTCCCCCGTGCACATCCATATCGAAGGAAGAAAGAAGATTTTGATAACACAGTGGAAAAGGAAACTGCCCCAATTCCATTAACCGGGGAGGAGGTGCTTgagagaacaaaacatttaagGAGTCATGTCTTTGGTAAAACACAACGCCAGCCTCGATTCAAAAAAGGTGATGTTCGACCTATTTTTAAGAAggtttctatattttttgaacTTGAGTATTGGAAGTATTTGCCGGTTAGACATGTTCTCGATGTGATGCACATCGAGAAAAACATTTGCGAAGCATTACTTGGGACTATGCTTAATATACCCAAGAAGACAAAAGACAAGGAATCTGTCCGGCTAGACATGGCTGAAATGGGAATAAGAACGGAGCTAAGGCCAAAAAATCCTGGGAGAAAGGAGAAGTTACCTTTGGCATCTTGGAATTTAACTCATTCAGAAAAAAAAGTAGTTTGCTCGTCATTTCTTGGCATGAAGTTGCCTGATGGCTTCTGTTGA